From the Synergistaceae bacterium genome, one window contains:
- a CDS encoding B12-binding domain-containing radical SAM protein — protein sequence MTENMPEHITQEFLDIIKLPNLGGKRLNYLLVMPCYIENIARLYQFPHGITLVSSALKVSGRSVFTLNLNYKENPLELLRHVIVENNIDVVATGGLSGNYDALKSVLDCAKSAKADVVAIVGGGIITADPIIAMQALETADYGVIGEGEITINELAYALENDLDVAAVAGIVTKSGMITKSRAEIANLDCLPFPDYDGFEFAYLMGEKMYHAANIVEKSALLAASRSCPYNCTFCFHSSGKKYRRRSLDNVFEEIDYIVNKYKPAMLFMNDELFFSNRKVIGEFCERIKKYSIPWSCAGRVDTVNREILQTAKDSGCIALSLGIESADNSILKSMRKNITVEQIETAFTAAYDVGLEAYGNLIFGDLEETRETIIHSLNWWKAHQNWTIYLFWIYTFPGSHLYKTAIERGIITDPVKYLKDNRMQINISKMPDKEYWDMVVNVELFQWLYGAGIDVDIEALDFGVVAKKLTDLCVSGKVAVWPTILTVAEMLNRISPEFVAHPNTFFVNVNPHEERSKGVFEITGKPLLLPQVIEDNQIETVLYAFPQVKSTALNEIATMIDDLYPSVKRIVTIKDLR from the coding sequence ATGACTGAAAATATGCCGGAGCATATCACACAGGAGTTCCTTGACATAATCAAGCTGCCCAACCTCGGCGGCAAGCGGCTGAATTATTTGCTTGTTATGCCCTGTTATATTGAAAACATAGCGAGGCTATACCAATTTCCTCACGGTATAACCTTGGTATCGTCCGCACTCAAAGTAAGCGGGCGGAGCGTGTTCACGCTCAACCTCAACTATAAAGAAAACCCGCTTGAACTGCTGAGGCACGTTATTGTTGAAAACAACATCGATGTTGTCGCGACGGGCGGGTTAAGCGGGAATTATGACGCGCTGAAAAGCGTGTTGGATTGCGCGAAGTCTGCCAAAGCCGATGTTGTCGCAATTGTCGGTGGGGGGATTATAACCGCCGACCCGATCATTGCGATGCAAGCCTTGGAGACCGCCGACTACGGCGTTATCGGCGAGGGCGAGATAACGATCAACGAACTTGCTTACGCGCTTGAAAACGATTTAGACGTTGCGGCTGTGGCGGGTATCGTGACGAAATCCGGCATGATAACAAAATCGCGTGCGGAGATTGCAAACTTGGATTGTTTACCGTTTCCCGACTATGACGGTTTTGAATTTGCGTATCTAATGGGTGAAAAAATGTATCATGCGGCGAATATTGTTGAAAAAAGCGCGCTTCTCGCGGCGAGCCGCAGCTGCCCGTATAACTGCACGTTTTGTTTTCATTCAAGCGGCAAAAAATACCGTCGCCGTTCGCTTGACAATGTATTTGAAGAGATTGATTACATTGTGAACAAATACAAGCCGGCAATGCTCTTTATGAATGATGAATTGTTTTTTTCCAACCGTAAAGTAATCGGTGAATTTTGTGAACGAATTAAGAAATACAGCATTCCTTGGTCGTGTGCCGGAAGAGTTGATACGGTGAACCGGGAAATATTACAAACTGCAAAGGATTCGGGTTGTATCGCTCTGTCGCTTGGCATTGAAAGCGCGGACAATTCAATTCTCAAAAGTATGCGCAAAAATATAACGGTCGAGCAAATAGAAACGGCGTTCACGGCGGCGTATGACGTGGGCCTTGAAGCATACGGCAACCTCATTTTCGGCGATTTGGAAGAGACCCGCGAGACGATTATTCATTCGCTCAACTGGTGGAAAGCGCATCAGAATTGGACTATCTATCTTTTCTGGATATATACCTTCCCCGGCAGTCATTTGTACAAAACCGCAATCGAGCGCGGAATAATAACCGACCCTGTAAAGTATCTCAAAGACAATCGTATGCAAATTAACATTAGCAAAATGCCCGACAAAGAATACTGGGATATGGTCGTCAACGTCGAGTTGTTCCAGTGGCTGTACGGCGCGGGAATCGACGTTGACATTGAAGCCCTTGATTTCGGCGTTGTCGCGAAAAAACTGACGGACTTATGTGTGTCGGGTAAAGTCGCCGTTTGGCCGACAATTCTGACAGTCGCGGAAATGCTGAACAGAATATCTCCGGAGTTTGTCGCGCACCCGAACACGTTTTTTGTGAACGTCAACCCTCACGAGGAGCGCAGCAAGGGCGTATTTGAAATTACGGGCAAACCGCTCTTACTCCCGCAAGTTATAGAGGACAATCAAATTGAGACTGTGCTTTACGCTTTTCCGCAGGTCAAGTCAACCGCGTTGAACGAAATTGCCACGATGATTGACGACTTGTATCCGTCGGTAAAACGAATCGTAACGATTAAAGATTTACGATAA